Proteins found in one Magnetofaba australis IT-1 genomic segment:
- a CDS encoding CHAD domain-containing protein: MSGPRILRMRPGVGAPDTVATHPLIGAACAKQSRIQGRTAFFDTPDLDLAARGVDLQVGRGPQGAPIQRLLNVGLAAPHVPEGRALLIWQGPAPSDAQLNLSQLAASTDTLGQIGGIDLAQLRRCFILNYERRTWKLAFPNGDKLVVREEVGALDDGDCVEPYREIELELTSGSPSRFYEVSLAIMHYLHAALTPLGPPARWQAARRPDALQPRAPRRNALRPDMHLDQAYGRINQNVLDAMVAALPLVSHGQGAVWMQGHATLLDGVRRLRLMESWFAPSIPDGIRQAMGGELAWIEERLDEARAWGALRQSLLAPFSEHFADLPGVAAMMSESDARWREARARLQEALAHPRFARFLLGLYHWMTGRGWRNRFDQEERLAFEGEVKTFAAEQFSLGHRFIRRQGVRFGFDASHPDAPEWPGRAQDDALALLGDAFIDAKPRREYQTAMARWRRLAEEQRMLLDGMAPLGRLKQTLPQELLHMLTGWLGARAAEMRHEGREAWRHAANCPPFWLGAPPLDAAEETPHE, encoded by the coding sequence GTGAGCGGGCCGCGTATTTTGCGCATGCGCCCCGGCGTCGGCGCGCCGGACACCGTGGCCACCCACCCCCTCATCGGCGCGGCGTGCGCCAAGCAGTCGCGCATCCAGGGGCGCACCGCCTTCTTCGATACGCCGGATCTGGATCTGGCCGCGCGGGGGGTGGATCTGCAAGTGGGGCGCGGGCCTCAGGGCGCGCCGATTCAGCGCCTGCTCAATGTCGGTTTGGCCGCGCCGCATGTGCCTGAAGGGCGTGCGCTGCTGATCTGGCAAGGTCCGGCGCCCAGCGATGCGCAACTCAATCTTTCGCAACTGGCGGCCTCAACCGACACCTTGGGGCAGATCGGCGGCATCGACCTGGCGCAACTGCGGCGTTGCTTTATCCTCAATTATGAGCGGCGCACCTGGAAACTGGCGTTTCCTAACGGCGATAAACTGGTGGTGCGCGAGGAGGTGGGGGCGCTGGATGATGGCGACTGCGTGGAGCCCTATCGCGAGATCGAGCTGGAGCTGACCAGCGGTTCGCCGTCGCGTTTTTATGAAGTCTCGCTGGCGATCATGCACTATCTGCATGCGGCGCTGACGCCGTTGGGGCCACCCGCGCGCTGGCAGGCGGCGCGGCGCCCTGACGCCCTGCAACCGCGCGCGCCGCGGCGCAACGCCCTGCGCCCGGATATGCATCTGGATCAGGCCTATGGCCGCATCAATCAGAACGTCCTCGACGCCATGGTCGCCGCCTTGCCGTTGGTGAGCCATGGACAGGGCGCGGTGTGGATGCAGGGGCACGCCACTCTGCTCGATGGCGTACGGCGATTGCGTTTGATGGAGTCGTGGTTTGCTCCCAGCATCCCCGATGGGATCCGTCAGGCCATGGGCGGCGAGTTGGCGTGGATTGAGGAGCGTTTGGATGAGGCGCGCGCCTGGGGCGCCTTGCGCCAGAGTCTGTTGGCGCCGTTCTCCGAACACTTCGCCGATCTGCCCGGCGTGGCCGCCATGATGAGCGAATCCGACGCCCGCTGGCGCGAGGCCCGCGCGCGTTTGCAGGAGGCGTTGGCGCATCCGCGCTTTGCCCGCTTCCTGCTGGGGCTCTACCACTGGATGACCGGGCGTGGCTGGCGCAATCGCTTCGATCAGGAGGAGCGCTTGGCGTTTGAGGGCGAAGTCAAAACCTTTGCCGCCGAGCAGTTCTCCCTGGGGCACCGCTTTATCCGCCGCCAGGGGGTGCGTTTCGGTTTCGACGCCAGCCATCCCGATGCGCCGGAGTGGCCGGGACGCGCCCAGGATGATGCGCTGGCGCTGTTGGGCGACGCTTTTATCGACGCCAAACCGCGGCGTGAGTACCAAACCGCCATGGCGCGTTGGCGGCGTCTGGCCGAAGAGCAGCGCATGCTCCTCGACGGCATGGCGCCGTTGGGTCGTCTGAAACAGACCCTGCCGCAGGAGCTGCTGCACATGCTTACCGGTTGGTTGGGCGCGCGCGCAGCGGAGATGCGTCATGAAGGGCGCGAGGCGTGGCGCCATGCGGCCAACTGTCCGCCCTTCTGGTTGGGTGCGCCGCCGTTGGACGCCGCCGAGGAGACGCCCCATGAGTAA
- a CDS encoding HDOD domain-containing protein, protein MSNWSDQEIAAAREALEETELPSRPQGLLEAFKAQSAFAPDLAVAADAIGRDMALSAAVLRAANHNLSGYQGKIASVREAVMLLGFGGLRELVAEQFLDAPLAVMGSPAHEIRLRAQICARVCELLAALLPQRAGAMLSGHLPSVAPDVAHTLGLLHDAGAMLMTRRFRDYAALCDEHVHSDGAELLAAERSRYGFDHTLAGWLAWRDWGLPKALCRAVAAHHDGVRFLRPDQPASERTVAALQGILSLALRLAGQTSDAQWREQGPALLVALHLTPSEWSVLNDQIARAGALDPAEVE, encoded by the coding sequence ATGAGTAACTGGAGCGACCAGGAGATCGCCGCCGCCCGTGAGGCGCTGGAGGAGACGGAGTTGCCGTCGCGGCCCCAAGGGTTGCTGGAGGCGTTCAAGGCGCAGAGCGCATTTGCGCCGGATCTGGCGGTGGCCGCCGACGCCATCGGTCGTGATATGGCCCTCTCCGCCGCAGTGCTGCGCGCGGCCAATCACAATCTGAGCGGCTATCAGGGTAAAATCGCCTCGGTGCGCGAGGCGGTGATGCTGCTGGGTTTTGGCGGCTTGCGCGAGTTGGTGGCGGAGCAGTTCCTGGATGCGCCGTTGGCGGTGATGGGCTCGCCCGCTCATGAAATTCGTCTGCGCGCCCAGATCTGTGCGCGGGTGTGTGAACTGCTGGCGGCGCTGCTGCCGCAGCGCGCTGGCGCGATGCTCAGCGGGCATCTGCCCAGCGTGGCGCCGGATGTGGCCCACACTTTGGGACTGCTGCACGATGCGGGGGCGATGTTGATGACGCGCCGTTTCCGTGACTACGCCGCCCTGTGTGATGAGCATGTCCACAGCGACGGCGCAGAGCTGCTGGCCGCCGAGCGCAGCCGTTACGGGTTTGATCATACGCTGGCCGGTTGGCTGGCGTGGCGCGATTGGGGGCTGCCCAAGGCGCTCTGTCGCGCGGTGGCGGCGCACCATGATGGGGTGCGCTTTCTGCGCCCGGATCAACCCGCCTCCGAGCGCACGGTGGCGGCGCTGCAGGGGATTCTCAGTCTGGCTTTGCGCCTTGCCGGACAGACATCCGACGCCCAGTGGCGTGAGCAGGGGCCTGCGCTGCTGGTGGCGCTGCATCTGACGCCCTCGGAGTGGAGCGTTCTCAACGATCAGATTGCGCGCGCCGGCGCGTTGGATCCGGCCGAGGTGGAGTAG
- a CDS encoding OmpA/MotB family protein, protein MSVRIATQARRTETADNPFWISYADLMTALVMLFLVVMSISMVAVASRDEARMKEREVQIGEIFDDLEQAGREAKLPLVVDRNAQTIGFGDQAQFGLDSYYLHPQTIESLQAFVPLLLDSQRREAGGKWLKRIHIEGYTDDIGTYLYNVHLSLNRAQAVLCALMSTDVPMEDKRLLQRMIVIDGATTTSVRESREASRRVEIRLEFRTLDDTAPLAPLLNMEMGRCPLPNKPDEVIKEVPPELQKAPDVYKKS, encoded by the coding sequence ATGTCCGTGCGCATCGCCACACAGGCAAGACGGACCGAGACGGCGGATAATCCGTTCTGGATCAGCTATGCCGACCTGATGACGGCGTTGGTGATGCTGTTTCTGGTAGTGATGAGCATCTCCATGGTGGCGGTGGCCTCTCGCGATGAAGCCCGCATGAAGGAGCGCGAAGTGCAGATTGGCGAGATCTTCGACGACCTGGAGCAGGCCGGGCGTGAAGCCAAACTGCCCCTGGTGGTGGATCGCAACGCACAGACCATCGGCTTTGGCGATCAAGCCCAGTTCGGCCTCGATAGCTACTATCTGCACCCGCAGACCATTGAGAGCTTGCAAGCGTTCGTGCCGCTGCTGCTGGATTCCCAGCGCCGCGAAGCGGGTGGCAAGTGGCTCAAGCGCATCCACATCGAAGGCTATACCGACGACATCGGCACCTACCTGTACAATGTGCATCTGAGCCTCAATCGCGCTCAGGCGGTGTTGTGCGCGCTGATGTCCACCGATGTGCCCATGGAAGATAAGCGGTTGTTGCAGCGGATGATTGTCATTGACGGCGCCACCACCACCAGCGTGCGCGAATCCCGCGAGGCGTCGCGTCGGGTGGAGATCCGGTTGGAGTTCCGCACCCTGGATGACACCGCGCCGCTGGCGCCGTTGCTGAACATGGAGATGGGGCGCTGTCCGCTACCCAATAAGCCCGACGAGGTGATCAAAGAGGTGCCGCCGGAGCTGCAAAAGGCCCCAGACGTGTATAAAAAGTCTTGA
- a CDS encoding STAS domain-containing protein, translating to MSDSSIDIKISGRNVAITPRGKLSINNGFDETRPVLNQFRDEKAESIEVDLTHCTHIDSSGLGLLLMLQEACANKVRLLHPQPGVASVLKTALMERIMEVVA from the coding sequence ATGAGCGATTCCTCCATAGACATAAAAATCTCCGGTCGCAACGTCGCCATTACGCCACGGGGGAAACTCTCCATCAACAACGGGTTTGATGAAACCCGTCCGGTGCTGAATCAATTCCGGGATGAAAAGGCCGAGAGCATCGAGGTGGACCTGACCCACTGTACCCATATAGACAGTTCCGGGCTGGGTCTGTTGCTGATGTTGCAGGAGGCGTGCGCCAACAAGGTGCGTCTGCTGCACCCGCAACCCGGCGTGGCCAGCGTGCTGAAAACCGCGCTGATGGAACGCATTATGGAGGTGGTGGCGTAA